A DNA window from Bacteroidota bacterium contains the following coding sequences:
- a CDS encoding T9SS type A sorting domain-containing protein, whose protein sequence is MVDPAGRMVIHRHGIPRYISHVVSESPGTPFTTGVRGDGGVPYEFRLEQNYPNPFNPTTAISYQLSAVGHVTLKVFDVLGREVATLVDEVKHAGRYSAFFDATGLPSGVYFYRLTAGSQVETKRMMVLK, encoded by the coding sequence ATGGTTGACCCTGCCGGCAGAATGGTCATTCACCGCCACGGTATCCCCCGCTACATCTCTCATGTTGTTTCAGAAAGTCCCGGTACGCCCTTCACCACCGGCGTACGCGGCGATGGAGGGGTGCCGTATGAGTTCCGGCTCGAACAGAACTATCCCAACCCGTTCAACCCCACAACAGCAATCAGCTATCAGCTTTCAGCGGTCGGACACGTAACACTGAAGGTGTTTGATGTGTTGGGGCGGGAAGTGGCAACGCTGGTGGATGAAGTGAAACACGCCGGCAGGTATTCTGCTTTCTTCGATGCAACCGGATTGCCGAGCGGCGTCTACTTCTACCGCCTCACAGCAGGAAGCCAAGTCGAGACGAAGAGGATGATGGTGTTGAAGTAA